In Macrobrachium rosenbergii isolate ZJJX-2024 chromosome 16, ASM4041242v1, whole genome shotgun sequence, a single genomic region encodes these proteins:
- the LOC136847506 gene encoding zinc finger MYM-type protein 1-like, with amino-acid sequence MNNGNFLEIMELISEKDPIIKARLSSKNAKCTSPTIQNEIIGIMAETFLDEITDKLYQSTWFSIMVDESKDISGREQLFVVVRYLFDHTLHEEFLGFIRLHELNAEYPKNSICEMLLTCNIDAKNCIGQTYDGASVMNGTNAGAQRLFREEAAPEAPYIHCYDRCLNLVIVDVVKSVKIAD; translated from the coding sequence ATGAATAACggcaattttcttgaaataatggaACTCATCAGTGAAAAAGATCCCATTATCAAAGCCCGTCTGTCTTCCAAGAATGCCAAATGCACCAGTCCTACcattcagaatgaaattattGGAATCATGGCCGAAACCTTCCTTGATGAGATAACAGATAAGCTCTATCAATCTACTTGGTTTTCTATAATGGTTGATGAGTCAAAGGACATTAGTGGAAGAGAACAGCTATTTGTTGTTGTTAGGTATTTGTTTGATCATACCCTACATGAGGAGTTTTTGGGGTTCATAAGACTGCATGAACTAAATGCAGAGTATCCTAAAAACAGCATATGTGAAATGTTACTGACATGCAATATTGATGCAAAGAATTGCATTGGTCAAACATATGATGGGGCCTCAGTAATGAATGGGACAAATGCTGGCGCACAAAGACTTTTCCGAGAAGAGGCTGCACCAGAAGCACCTTATATTCATTGTTATGATCGCTGCCTAAACTTGGTGATTGTGGATGTTGTTAAGTCTGTCAAGATTGCAGACTAG
- the LOC136847507 gene encoding uncharacterized protein: MLDGFATITIVGQEETPDSEHDFCVNLFCPVLDCFLAELDSRFSENNKQLLRSISALDPRRSKFFNAEIIEPMAVQYGVELSDLAVEVRQAKTLIQRKESDISPYKDAFPDLCKLLTVAIVLPPTSAACEQSFSSMRLIKNYLRGTMDDLRLSSLPVLGIHMSRAKYIDMDKIVSKFAKRHDNRKILLF; encoded by the coding sequence ATGCTTGATGGCTTTGCAACAATTACTATCGTTGGCCAGGAAGAAACACCTGACTCAGAACATGACTTTTGTGTAAATCTGTTTTGCCCAGTGCTTGACTGCTTTCTAGCAGAACTTGACTCTAGattcagtgaaaataacaaacaattacTGAGGTCTATTTCAGCACTGGATCCAAGAAGATCCAAATTTTTTAATGCAGAGATCATTGAACCAATGGCAGTCCAGTATGGAGTTGAACTGTCTGATTTAGCTGTAGAAGTACGCCAAGCCAAAACGCTCATTCAGCGCAAGGAATCAGACATATCACCTTACAAAGATGCCTTTCCTGACTTGTGTAAACTTCTGACAGTAGCCATAGTTCTTCCTCCCACATCAGCTGCATGTGAACAAAGTTTTTCATCGATgaggctaataaaaaattatctgcgCGGCACCATGGATGATTTACGATTGTCCTCACTTCCTGTCCTTGGAATCCACATGTCAAGAGCCAAATatattgatatggacaaaattgTGTCAAAATTTGCCAAGCGACATGATAATAGAAAGATACTTCTTTTctga